TGATGCGGTCGGGGTTGAGGATGTTCACCAGGCCCGCCAGCCCCAGGCCGAGTCGGTCGATGAGGGCCTCGGCCGCGGTGCGGACGACCGGGTCGCCGTACTCCTCGCGGATCAGCTGGTTGGCCTGCTGGAGCAGTGAACCCTCGGGGCCGGGCTCGCGGCCCGCCGTGGTGAGCAGGGCCAGCGGGTCGGCCTCGACGTCGAGGCAGCCGCGGCTGCCGCAGTGGCACGGGCGGCCCTCGGGGTTGACCGTGAGGTGGCCGACTTCGAGAGCGAGGCCCGAACTGCCCGTGTGCAGCCGCCCGTCGAGGACCAGCGCGCCCCCGACGCCCCGGTGCCCGGTGGCCACGCACAGCAGGTCGCGCGCGCCGCGTCCGGCGCCGTGCCGGTGTTCGGCGAGGGCGGCGAGGTTGACGTCGTTGGCGGCGAAGGCGGGCCCGGCGATCCCGGCGGCCCGGACCCGCTCGGCGAAGATCTCGCGCACGGGCGAGCCCACCGGCCAGGCCAGGTGCAGCGGATTGAGCGCCAGGCCCTCGGGCTCGGTGACCGCGGACGGCACGGCGAGCCCCGCGCCCACGCAGCGTCGGCCGGTCCGGCGGAGCAGGTCGGCGCCGGCGTCCACCGCGGCCCCGAGCACCTTGGCGGGGTCGGCGTCGACGGCCTCGCAACTGGGCGTGGTGGCGACGATCCGCCCGCCCAGTCCGACCAGTGCGGCCCGGAAGCCGTCCGCGTGGACCTGGGCGGCCAGCACGACCGGCCCGTCCTCGGCGACCTCGAGCCGGTGCGAAGGGCGGCCCTGCGAACCGGCGGCGGCGCCGGGACGCGCGTCGACCCGGATCAGGCCCAGCGCCTCCAGTTCCGCGGCGACCGCGCCGGCCGTCGCACGGGTGACGCCGAGTTCGGCGGTGAGCACCGCGCGGGTGGGCGCCCGCCCGGTGTGCACGAGCTCCAACGCGGGTCCGAGCGCACCGCGCCCCCGGTCCAACCGCGCTCTCGAGGTGGTCCCTTCCCCCGCCGGCCGGGGGTCCGC
This window of the Streptomyces sp. NBC_01275 genome carries:
- a CDS encoding ROK family protein — protein: MSGKADPRPAGEGTTSRARLDRGRGALGPALELVHTGRAPTRAVLTAELGVTRATAGAVAAELEALGLIRVDARPGAAAGSQGRPSHRLEVAEDGPVVLAAQVHADGFRAALVGLGGRIVATTPSCEAVDADPAKVLGAAVDAGADLLRRTGRRCVGAGLAVPSAVTEPEGLALNPLHLAWPVGSPVREIFAERVRAAGIAGPAFAANDVNLAALAEHRHGAGRGARDLLCVATGHRGVGGALVLDGRLHTGSSGLALEVGHLTVNPEGRPCHCGSRGCLDVEADPLALLTTAGREPGPEGSLLQQANQLIREEYGDPVVRTAAEALIDRLGLGLAGLVNILNPDRIILGGLHRTLLDADPGRLRAVVADRSLWGRSGGVPLLACSLDHNSLVGAAELAWQPVLDDPLGALSGG